One Molothrus ater isolate BHLD 08-10-18 breed brown headed cowbird chromosome 14, BPBGC_Mater_1.1, whole genome shotgun sequence DNA segment encodes these proteins:
- the LOC118698782 gene encoding UAP56-interacting factor-like isoform X3, with translation MEAAGPQPAPGPAAGPQPGAEEIDMSLDDIIKRHRKEQPDASAVGDSRRQQVKNRSSASGYGRPRYRAWKQRNLQGPQRFRRGFGQQQFSRRQFRNAVPGGKRRAAAAFQGVSPLNRQDSAQEGTKKSNAFAKSSGGQQEEQPQPSPSPKRFRADAASIRAPGRSRPFLLNRGAAFQQKRMQQWFSKARFQRWMDSQGEGKPPRMRRWQVKPSPGAILTVSVLNPQAGQPSLPGSKRPFLRSQRAPARVAKPQPRGVLLRFNFRAMANQVEDCRRHRRHLAPCSSPATELLTSHSGFWGCQLGLSNTTWEESPVAVLARLLTKLKALEKTVQQLQTQPSFPHSDGLSWPVHVLAWSREVLLMSSPGQRGLFHCQCFPFLRDTWHFWALLALCFGALLGVTFYTEVWSKSPGAAEKSCSTFFIAGVSCVDGLVLPDAVCSNAICLLLFLPRMPCVLGLGAAWRFSSRTQSVELPVSVC, from the exons AtggaggcggcggggccgcaGCCCGCACCGggccccgcggcggggccgcagCCGGGCGCCGAGGAGATCGACATGTCCCTGG ATGACATCATAAAGCGGCACAGGAAAGAGCAGCCAGATGCCAGCGCCGTGGGCgacagcagaaggcagcaggtCAAGAACAGGAGCTCAGCCTCCGGCTATGGGCGGCCCCGATACCGAGCCTGGAAGCAGAGGAATTTGCAAG GACCTCAGCGTTTCAGAAGAGGCTTTGGACAGCAGCAGTTCAGTCGGAGACAGTTCAGGAATGCTGTGCCTGGGGGCAAGagaagagcagctgctgcattccAAGGAGTGAGCCCTCTGAACCGCCAGGACTCAGCTCAGGAG GGCACCAAGAAGAGCAATGCTTTTGCCAAAAGCAgtggtgggcagcaggaggaacagCCACAGCCATCTCCAAGCCCCAAGAGATTCAGAGCAGATGCTGCCAGCATCCGTGCCCCAGGGAGGAG CAGGCCTTTCCTGCTGAACAGAGGAGCAGCGTTCCAGCAGAAGCGGATGCAGCAGTGGTTCTCCAAAGCTCGCTTCCAGAGATGG ATGGATTCTCAAGGAGAGGGGAAACCGCCAAGGATGAGAAG GTGGCAAGTGAAACCCAGCCCGGGAGCAATTCTGACGGTTTCTGTGCTTAATCCCCAGGcgggccagcccagcct GCCTGGATCCAAGCGCCCATTCCTGCGAAGCCAGAGGGCCCCAGCACGGGTGGCcaagccccagcccaggggggtGCTGCTGAGGTTCAACTTCCGCGCCATGGCCAACCAGGTAGAGGATTGTCGACGGCACAGGAGGCacctggctccctgcagcagccctgccactgAGCTCTTAACGTCACACTCAGGTTTCTGGGGCTGCCAGCTGGGTTTATCTAACACAACCTGGGAGGAAAGTCCCGTAGCTGTGTTGGCCAGGTTGCTCACAAAACTGAAGGCACTTGAGAAGACTGTTCAGCAACTACAGACTCAGCCCAGTTTTCCCCACTCTGATGGCCTGTCTTGGCCTGTCCATGTGCTTgcttggagcagggaggtcCTGCTGATGAGTAGTCCTGGCCAGAGGGGACTGTTTCACTGTCAGTGCTTCCCATTCCTCAGAGACACATGGCACTTCTGGGCTTTGCTCGCTCTTTGCTTTGGTGCCCTTCTTGGTGTCACATTTTACACTGAAGTATGGTCCaagagccctggggcagctgagaAATCCTGCTCCACCTTCTTCATTGCCGGCGTTTCTTGTGTGGACGGTTTGGTTTTACCCGATGCCGTGTGCTCAAATGCCATCTGCTTGCTCCTGTTCTTGCCGAGGATGCCctgtgtcctggggctgggagctgcttggaGGTTTTCCAGCCGCACACAGTCTGTCGAGCTccctgtctctgtgtgctgA
- the LOC118698782 gene encoding UAP56-interacting factor-like isoform X2, with amino-acid sequence MEAAGPQPAPGPAAGPQPGAEEIDMSLDDIIKRHRKEQPDASAVGDSRRQQVKNRSSASGYGRPRYRAWKQRNLQGPQRFRRGFGQQQFSRRQFRNAVPGGKRRAAAAFQGVSPLNRQDSAQEGTKKSNAFAKSSGGQQEEQPQPSPSPKRFRADAASIRAPGRRPFLLNRGAAFQQKRMQQWFSKARFQRWQMDSQGEGKPPRMRRWQVKPSPGAILTVSVLNPQAGQPSLPGSKRPFLRSQRAPARVAKPQPRGVLLRFNFRAMANQVEDCRRHRRHLAPCSSPATELLTSHSGFWGCQLGLSNTTWEESPVAVLARLLTKLKALEKTVQQLQTQPSFPHSDGLSWPVHVLAWSREVLLMSSPGQRGLFHCQCFPFLRDTWHFWALLALCFGALLGVTFYTEVWSKSPGAAEKSCSTFFIAGVSCVDGLVLPDAVCSNAICLLLFLPRMPCVLGLGAAWRFSSRTQSVELPVSVC; translated from the exons AtggaggcggcggggccgcaGCCCGCACCGggccccgcggcggggccgcagCCGGGCGCCGAGGAGATCGACATGTCCCTGG ATGACATCATAAAGCGGCACAGGAAAGAGCAGCCAGATGCCAGCGCCGTGGGCgacagcagaaggcagcaggtCAAGAACAGGAGCTCAGCCTCCGGCTATGGGCGGCCCCGATACCGAGCCTGGAAGCAGAGGAATTTGCAAG GACCTCAGCGTTTCAGAAGAGGCTTTGGACAGCAGCAGTTCAGTCGGAGACAGTTCAGGAATGCTGTGCCTGGGGGCAAGagaagagcagctgctgcattccAAGGAGTGAGCCCTCTGAACCGCCAGGACTCAGCTCAGGAG GGCACCAAGAAGAGCAATGCTTTTGCCAAAAGCAgtggtgggcagcaggaggaacagCCACAGCCATCTCCAAGCCCCAAGAGATTCAGAGCAGATGCTGCCAGCATCCGTGCCCCAGGGAGGAG GCCTTTCCTGCTGAACAGAGGAGCAGCGTTCCAGCAGAAGCGGATGCAGCAGTGGTTCTCCAAAGCTCGCTTCCAGAGATGG caGATGGATTCTCAAGGAGAGGGGAAACCGCCAAGGATGAGAAG GTGGCAAGTGAAACCCAGCCCGGGAGCAATTCTGACGGTTTCTGTGCTTAATCCCCAGGcgggccagcccagcct GCCTGGATCCAAGCGCCCATTCCTGCGAAGCCAGAGGGCCCCAGCACGGGTGGCcaagccccagcccaggggggtGCTGCTGAGGTTCAACTTCCGCGCCATGGCCAACCAGGTAGAGGATTGTCGACGGCACAGGAGGCacctggctccctgcagcagccctgccactgAGCTCTTAACGTCACACTCAGGTTTCTGGGGCTGCCAGCTGGGTTTATCTAACACAACCTGGGAGGAAAGTCCCGTAGCTGTGTTGGCCAGGTTGCTCACAAAACTGAAGGCACTTGAGAAGACTGTTCAGCAACTACAGACTCAGCCCAGTTTTCCCCACTCTGATGGCCTGTCTTGGCCTGTCCATGTGCTTgcttggagcagggaggtcCTGCTGATGAGTAGTCCTGGCCAGAGGGGACTGTTTCACTGTCAGTGCTTCCCATTCCTCAGAGACACATGGCACTTCTGGGCTTTGCTCGCTCTTTGCTTTGGTGCCCTTCTTGGTGTCACATTTTACACTGAAGTATGGTCCaagagccctggggcagctgagaAATCCTGCTCCACCTTCTTCATTGCCGGCGTTTCTTGTGTGGACGGTTTGGTTTTACCCGATGCCGTGTGCTCAAATGCCATCTGCTTGCTCCTGTTCTTGCCGAGGATGCCctgtgtcctggggctgggagctgcttggaGGTTTTCCAGCCGCACACAGTCTGTCGAGCTccctgtctctgtgtgctgA
- the LOC118698782 gene encoding UAP56-interacting factor-like isoform X1, which produces MEAAGPQPAPGPAAGPQPGAEEIDMSLDDIIKRHRKEQPDASAVGDSRRQQVKNRSSASGYGRPRYRAWKQRNLQGPQRFRRGFGQQQFSRRQFRNAVPGGKRRAAAAFQGVSPLNRQDSAQEGTKKSNAFAKSSGGQQEEQPQPSPSPKRFRADAASIRAPGRSRPFLLNRGAAFQQKRMQQWFSKARFQRWQMDSQGEGKPPRMRRWQVKPSPGAILTVSVLNPQAGQPSLPGSKRPFLRSQRAPARVAKPQPRGVLLRFNFRAMANQVEDCRRHRRHLAPCSSPATELLTSHSGFWGCQLGLSNTTWEESPVAVLARLLTKLKALEKTVQQLQTQPSFPHSDGLSWPVHVLAWSREVLLMSSPGQRGLFHCQCFPFLRDTWHFWALLALCFGALLGVTFYTEVWSKSPGAAEKSCSTFFIAGVSCVDGLVLPDAVCSNAICLLLFLPRMPCVLGLGAAWRFSSRTQSVELPVSVC; this is translated from the exons AtggaggcggcggggccgcaGCCCGCACCGggccccgcggcggggccgcagCCGGGCGCCGAGGAGATCGACATGTCCCTGG ATGACATCATAAAGCGGCACAGGAAAGAGCAGCCAGATGCCAGCGCCGTGGGCgacagcagaaggcagcaggtCAAGAACAGGAGCTCAGCCTCCGGCTATGGGCGGCCCCGATACCGAGCCTGGAAGCAGAGGAATTTGCAAG GACCTCAGCGTTTCAGAAGAGGCTTTGGACAGCAGCAGTTCAGTCGGAGACAGTTCAGGAATGCTGTGCCTGGGGGCAAGagaagagcagctgctgcattccAAGGAGTGAGCCCTCTGAACCGCCAGGACTCAGCTCAGGAG GGCACCAAGAAGAGCAATGCTTTTGCCAAAAGCAgtggtgggcagcaggaggaacagCCACAGCCATCTCCAAGCCCCAAGAGATTCAGAGCAGATGCTGCCAGCATCCGTGCCCCAGGGAGGAG CAGGCCTTTCCTGCTGAACAGAGGAGCAGCGTTCCAGCAGAAGCGGATGCAGCAGTGGTTCTCCAAAGCTCGCTTCCAGAGATGG caGATGGATTCTCAAGGAGAGGGGAAACCGCCAAGGATGAGAAG GTGGCAAGTGAAACCCAGCCCGGGAGCAATTCTGACGGTTTCTGTGCTTAATCCCCAGGcgggccagcccagcct GCCTGGATCCAAGCGCCCATTCCTGCGAAGCCAGAGGGCCCCAGCACGGGTGGCcaagccccagcccaggggggtGCTGCTGAGGTTCAACTTCCGCGCCATGGCCAACCAGGTAGAGGATTGTCGACGGCACAGGAGGCacctggctccctgcagcagccctgccactgAGCTCTTAACGTCACACTCAGGTTTCTGGGGCTGCCAGCTGGGTTTATCTAACACAACCTGGGAGGAAAGTCCCGTAGCTGTGTTGGCCAGGTTGCTCACAAAACTGAAGGCACTTGAGAAGACTGTTCAGCAACTACAGACTCAGCCCAGTTTTCCCCACTCTGATGGCCTGTCTTGGCCTGTCCATGTGCTTgcttggagcagggaggtcCTGCTGATGAGTAGTCCTGGCCAGAGGGGACTGTTTCACTGTCAGTGCTTCCCATTCCTCAGAGACACATGGCACTTCTGGGCTTTGCTCGCTCTTTGCTTTGGTGCCCTTCTTGGTGTCACATTTTACACTGAAGTATGGTCCaagagccctggggcagctgagaAATCCTGCTCCACCTTCTTCATTGCCGGCGTTTCTTGTGTGGACGGTTTGGTTTTACCCGATGCCGTGTGCTCAAATGCCATCTGCTTGCTCCTGTTCTTGCCGAGGATGCCctgtgtcctggggctgggagctgcttggaGGTTTTCCAGCCGCACACAGTCTGTCGAGCTccctgtctctgtgtgctgA
- the LOC118698782 gene encoding UAP56-interacting factor-like isoform X4, which produces MEAAGPQPAPGPAAGPQPGAEEIDMSLDDIIKRHRKEQPDASAVGDSRRQQVKNRSSASGYGRPRYRAWKQRNLQGPQRFRRGFGQQQFSRRQFRNAVPGGKRRAAAAFQGVSPLNRQDSAQEGTKKSNAFAKSSGGQQEEQPQPSPSPKRFRADAASIRAPGRSRPFLLNRGAAFQQKRMQQWFSKARFQRWQMDSQGEGKPPRMRRWQVKPSPGAILTVSVLNPQAGQPSLPGSKRPFLRSQRAPARVAKPQPRGVLLRFNFRAMANQTSLTLDERFSGLRNKRRFTAARSARRTVTMP; this is translated from the exons AtggaggcggcggggccgcaGCCCGCACCGggccccgcggcggggccgcagCCGGGCGCCGAGGAGATCGACATGTCCCTGG ATGACATCATAAAGCGGCACAGGAAAGAGCAGCCAGATGCCAGCGCCGTGGGCgacagcagaaggcagcaggtCAAGAACAGGAGCTCAGCCTCCGGCTATGGGCGGCCCCGATACCGAGCCTGGAAGCAGAGGAATTTGCAAG GACCTCAGCGTTTCAGAAGAGGCTTTGGACAGCAGCAGTTCAGTCGGAGACAGTTCAGGAATGCTGTGCCTGGGGGCAAGagaagagcagctgctgcattccAAGGAGTGAGCCCTCTGAACCGCCAGGACTCAGCTCAGGAG GGCACCAAGAAGAGCAATGCTTTTGCCAAAAGCAgtggtgggcagcaggaggaacagCCACAGCCATCTCCAAGCCCCAAGAGATTCAGAGCAGATGCTGCCAGCATCCGTGCCCCAGGGAGGAG CAGGCCTTTCCTGCTGAACAGAGGAGCAGCGTTCCAGCAGAAGCGGATGCAGCAGTGGTTCTCCAAAGCTCGCTTCCAGAGATGG caGATGGATTCTCAAGGAGAGGGGAAACCGCCAAGGATGAGAAG GTGGCAAGTGAAACCCAGCCCGGGAGCAATTCTGACGGTTTCTGTGCTTAATCCCCAGGcgggccagcccagcct GCCTGGATCCAAGCGCCCATTCCTGCGAAGCCAGAGGGCCCCAGCACGGGTGGCcaagccccagcccaggggggtGCTGCTGAGGTTCAACTTCCGCGCCATGGCCAACCAG ACCAGCCTGACGCTGGATGAGAGGTTCTCTGGTCTGAGGAATAAGAGGCGCTTTACAGCGGCCAGGAGCGCCCGGCGGACGGTCACCATGCCTTAG
- the LOC118698913 gene encoding leucine-rich repeat and calponin homology domain-containing protein 2-like, with the protein MAAGQGGGGGNNGSGSGSGTAAGSGAAGLGIPAHLTLSFSSGPHWGAAALPQSHTVRSLERALEEAGSSGILCLSGRKLRDFPGSGCDLSDTTQAGHLRRGYGEAPPLETL; encoded by the exons ATGGCGGCCGGGCaggggggcggcggcggcaacaacggcagcggcagcggcagcgggaCGGCGGCCGGGAGCGGAGCGGCGGGGCTCGGCATCCCCGCGCACCTGACTCTCTCCTTCTCGTCCGGGCCGCACTGGGGCGCGGCAGCTCTGCCGCAGTCGCACACGGTGCGCAGCCTGGAGCGGGCCCTGGAGGAGGCGGGCAGCTCGGGCATCCTGTGCCTGAGCGGGAGGAAGCTGCGCGACTTCCCCGGCAGCGGCTGCGACCTGAGCGACACCACGCAAGCAG GGCACCTCAGGCGTGGCTACGGAGAAGCTCCTCCTTTG gaaacacTGTGA
- the LOC118698782 gene encoding UAP56-interacting factor-like isoform X5, protein MEAAGPQPAPGPAAGPQPGAEEIDMSLDDIIKRHRKEQPDASAVGDSRRQQVKNRSSASGYGRPRYRAWKQRNLQGPQRFRRGFGQQQFSRRQFRNAVPGGKRRAAAAFQGVSPLNRQDSAQEGTKKSNAFAKSSGGQQEEQPQPSPSPKRFRADAASIRAPGRRPFLLNRGAAFQQKRMQQWFSKARFQRWQMDSQGEGKPPRMRRWQVKPSPGAILTVSVLNPQAGQPSLPGSKRPFLRSQRAPARVAKPQPRGVLLRFNFRAMANQTSLTLDERFSGLRNKRRFTAARSARRTVTMP, encoded by the exons AtggaggcggcggggccgcaGCCCGCACCGggccccgcggcggggccgcagCCGGGCGCCGAGGAGATCGACATGTCCCTGG ATGACATCATAAAGCGGCACAGGAAAGAGCAGCCAGATGCCAGCGCCGTGGGCgacagcagaaggcagcaggtCAAGAACAGGAGCTCAGCCTCCGGCTATGGGCGGCCCCGATACCGAGCCTGGAAGCAGAGGAATTTGCAAG GACCTCAGCGTTTCAGAAGAGGCTTTGGACAGCAGCAGTTCAGTCGGAGACAGTTCAGGAATGCTGTGCCTGGGGGCAAGagaagagcagctgctgcattccAAGGAGTGAGCCCTCTGAACCGCCAGGACTCAGCTCAGGAG GGCACCAAGAAGAGCAATGCTTTTGCCAAAAGCAgtggtgggcagcaggaggaacagCCACAGCCATCTCCAAGCCCCAAGAGATTCAGAGCAGATGCTGCCAGCATCCGTGCCCCAGGGAGGAG GCCTTTCCTGCTGAACAGAGGAGCAGCGTTCCAGCAGAAGCGGATGCAGCAGTGGTTCTCCAAAGCTCGCTTCCAGAGATGG caGATGGATTCTCAAGGAGAGGGGAAACCGCCAAGGATGAGAAG GTGGCAAGTGAAACCCAGCCCGGGAGCAATTCTGACGGTTTCTGTGCTTAATCCCCAGGcgggccagcccagcct GCCTGGATCCAAGCGCCCATTCCTGCGAAGCCAGAGGGCCCCAGCACGGGTGGCcaagccccagcccaggggggtGCTGCTGAGGTTCAACTTCCGCGCCATGGCCAACCAG ACCAGCCTGACGCTGGATGAGAGGTTCTCTGGTCTGAGGAATAAGAGGCGCTTTACAGCGGCCAGGAGCGCCCGGCGGACGGTCACCATGCCTTAG